A window of the Juglans microcarpa x Juglans regia isolate MS1-56 chromosome 5D, Jm3101_v1.0, whole genome shotgun sequence genome harbors these coding sequences:
- the LOC121264885 gene encoding uncharacterized protein LOC121264885 — protein MSEVRGSNSWPEELASLVDDNGIRYAGEPIGIFPPWFETTSSEFVSGDSRTKESEETESLKDQVKGFAVAWGEILLEFGRGCRDIAQQSLLTDDSYIVRKLRKPYAKVSGRLKFLNEFLPEDRHPAHAWSVIFFVFILAVAAMNVNTKNDSLVPLVKKVRIHPPSASHILLPDGRRMAYHEQGVPADRARFSLIAPHSFLSSRLAGIPGVKMSLLEEYGVRLVTYDLPGFGESDPHLSRNLNSSAFDMLYLSNAVGISDKFWLLGYSSGAMHAWAALRYIPNRIAGAAMLAPMINPYERGMTKEEMKKMWETWVPRRKLLHFLARRFPKFLPYFYWRSFLSGKHDRIDNQLYLSLGERDKILIEKSIFEEFWHRDVEESIRPWNPKPFVEEAELQVSVWGFSPADLQVQRKCQRRGILSWLRSLWSQAECELTGFLGPIHIWQGMDDRVIPPSVVDYIVRVLPAAIVHKLPNEGHLSYFFFCDECHRQIFSTLFGVPQGPLDLKVEMEQTPSEGDDIAVAESTTE, from the exons ATGTCGGAAGTGAGAGGATCGAACTCTTGGCCGGAAGAGCTGGCGAGTCTGGTAGACGACAACGGTATACGATACGCCGGGGAACCGATCGGAATCTTTCCACCGTGGTTTGAGACGACAAGCTCGGAGTTCGTATCAGGCGATTCGCGGACCAAGGAATCGGAGGAAACGGAGAGCCTGAAGGATCAGGTCAAGGGATTCGCGGTGGCTTGGGGAGAAATACTCCTGGAATTTGGCAGAGGCTGTAGAGACATCGCACAGCAGAGCCTTCTGACCGATGATTCGTACATCGTACGGAAGCTTCGGAAGCCGTACGCTAAGGTTTCGGGCAGATTGAAGTTCTTGAATGAGTTTTTACCGGAGGATCGCCATCCGGCTCACGCGTGGTCCGTGATATTCTTCGTTTTCATTCTTGCAGTTGCAG CCATGAATGTAAATACCAAAAATGACAGCTTAGTTCCACTGGTAAAGAAAGTGCGTATACATCCTCCAAGTGCAAGCCATATACTACTTCCAGATGGTAGACGCATGGCTTATCATGAGCAAGGTGTTCCAGCTGATAGGGCAAGATTTTCCCTTATCGCTCCacattcttttctttcctcaagGCTTGCAG GTATACCGGGAGTTAAAATGTCATTGCTTGAAGAGTATGGTGTTCGCTTGGTCACATATGATCTTCCTGGTTTTGGGGAGAGCGATCCTCATCTCAGCCGTAATCTTAATTCATCAGCATTTGATATGTTGTACCTTTCTAATGCGGTTGGTATCAGTGACAAGTTCTGGCTGCTGGGCTACTCAAGTGGAGCAATGCATGCTTGGGCTGCGCTCAGATACATTCCTAACAGAATTGCGG GCGCAGCCATGTTGGCCCCAATGATTAATCCATATGAGCGGGGCATGACTAAAgaagagatgaaaaaaatgtGGGAAACCTGGGTGCCAAGAAGAAAGTTATTGCACTTCTTAGCTCGTAGATTCCCAAAGTTCCTCCCCTATTTCTATTGGCGAAGCTTCCTATCTGGAAAGCATGATCGGATTGATAATCAGTTGTATCTGTCACTGGGAGAGAGG GACAAAATCCTGATTGAaaagtcaatatttgaagaGTTTTGGCATAGGGATGTGGAGGAGTCAATCCGCCCGTGGAATCCAAAACCATTTGTAGAGGAAGCCGAGCTTCAGGTTTCAGTTTGGGGTTTCAGCCCAGCAGATCTTCAGGTGCAGAGGAAGTGTCAGAGAAGAGGCATTCTTTCTTGGCTAAGGTCATTGTGGAGTCAAGCGGAATGTGAGTTGACAGGATTCCTTGGCCCGATACACATATGGCAG GGAATGGATGATCGGGTAATCCCACCATCAGTGGTCGACTACATAGTCCGGGTTCTACCGGCGGCCATTGTGCATAAGCTCCCAAACGAAGGCCATCTAtcctatttctttttctgtgACGAATGCCATAGACAGATATTTTCCACACTTTTTGGAGTCCCTCAAGGTCCCCTCGACTTGAAAGTCGAAATGGAACAGACACCATCAGAAGGGGATGATATAGCTGTTGCTGAATCCACAACAGAATGA
- the LOC121265866 gene encoding uncharacterized protein LOC121265866 — protein MVLTVKSTNEFKDANKKESRTEAEPNAKVVNWTPPPQGVYKVNWDAYLSKRSSKAGIEIIVRDHEGSVIATKRMKVSYAPDSRTAESLGAYHAVQFVLEIGVRKIIIEGNALNVVNYIKQVDNSCRYSRAIIWDIKNGFAQLDYWEVVHIERGSNIVVDALAKSALSISEDAVELESCPSCIVSLI, from the coding sequence ATGGTATTAACAGTTAAGTCAACAAATGAATTTAAAGATGCAAACAAGAAGGAAAGCAGAACTGAAGCAGAGCCGAATGCAAAGGTTGTTAATTGGACTCCTCCTCCTCAGGGGGTTTACaaagtgaattgggatgcaTATTTGAGCAAGAGAAGCAGCAAGGCTGGAATTGAGATAATTGTGAGAGATCATGAAGGTTCTGTCATTGCTACAAAGAGGATGAAGGTAAGTTATGCTCCAGACTCTCGTACAGCTGAATCATTGGGGGCTTATCATGCAGTTCAATTTGTATTGGAGATTGGTGTTAGAAAGATAATCATTGAGGGTAATGCTTTAAATGTTGTTAACTACATAAAACAGGTAGATAATTCTTGCCGTTACTCGAGGGCCATTATTTGGGATATTAAAAATGGTTTTGCTCAGTTAGATTATTGGGAAGTGGTTCATATAGAAAGGGGGTCAAACATTGTAGTAGATGCACTAGCAAAAAGTGCATTAAGCATTTCTGAAGATGctgttgagttagagagttgtCCCTCTTGTATTGTTTCCCTCATTTGA
- the LOC121265939 gene encoding ribonuclease P protein subunit p29 isoform X1 gives MATDAVLQDQRKRTLEALERRFAVEHLLQQKKSRKSVNEGDKKEPNRTNSFIASSADKIDATVTPSLDASSKKGSFTLSVQSASKDPEENAPAYSQLSQPLHENLLGTSSKLASRKGQMADKILHELLQNGDVALKYIQGSRSIKMDNWILLDNFVQGRGVSTGSRIRALQTHSKRSKKHMSTKELKKCGSFDLPQELHKFDVFRPMHEMWKGYMMQLLKTCGRNQLAQFILDADLHGAIILVADCKVTSFKGVCGIMIRETAETFGIITQDDVFRVVPKNNTVFIFQVDCWKVTLLGDKLTSRNLGL, from the exons ATGGCTACTGATGCAGTTCTTCAAGATCAAAGGAAACGCACTTTGGAGGCATTGGAGCGGAGGTTTGCTGTTGAGCACCTTCTTCAACAAAAGAAGAGCAGAAAGAGTGTAAATGAAGGAGACAAAAAAGAACCTAATCGGACAAATTCTTTCATTGCTTCTTCGGCAGATAAAATTGATGCAACGGTCACTCCCTCATTGGATGCTTCATCCAAgaaag GGAGTTTTACTCTCTCAGTTCAGTCTGCTTCGAAAG ATCCTGAAGAGAATGCCCCGGCATATTCACAGCTCTCTCAACCTTTACATGAGAATCTGCTGGGAACCAGTAGCAAG CTTGCTTCTAGAAAAGGACAAATGGCTGATAAGATTTTACATGAGCTTCTTCAGAATGGTGATGTGGCTCTGAAGTACATACAGGGGTCCAGAAGCATAAAAATGGACAATTGGATCCTTCTTGATAATTTTGTACAAGGGCGTGGTGTATCTACTGGTTCTAGGATTAGGGCTTTGCAGACCCATTCAAAACGTTCTAAAAAACACATGTCCACGAAAGAACTTAAAAAATGCGGATCCTTTGATTTGCCCCAAGAACTTCATAA GTTTGATGTTTTTAGGCCAATGCATGAAATGTGGAAAGGCTACATGATGCAACTGCTTAAAACCTGTgg GAGAAATCAGTTGGCTCAATTTATTCTCGATGCAGATTTACATGGTGCTATAATTCTAG TTGCTGATTGTAAGGTAACTTCTTTCAAAGGAGTGTGCGGTATCATGATTCGTGAAACTGCAGAAACATTTGGGATAATCACACAAGATGATGTTTTCCGAG TTGTGCCCAAAAATAATACAGTCTTTATTTTCCAAGTTGATTGCTGGAAAGTTACATTGCTTGGGGACAAACTCACTTCAAGGAATTTGGGCTTGTGA
- the LOC121265939 gene encoding ribonuclease P protein subunit p29 isoform X2, with protein MATDAVLQDQRKRTLEALERRFAVEHLLQQKKSRKSVNEGDKKEPNRTNSFIASSADKIDATVTPSLDASSKKDPEENAPAYSQLSQPLHENLLGTSSKLASRKGQMADKILHELLQNGDVALKYIQGSRSIKMDNWILLDNFVQGRGVSTGSRIRALQTHSKRSKKHMSTKELKKCGSFDLPQELHKFDVFRPMHEMWKGYMMQLLKTCGRNQLAQFILDADLHGAIILVADCKVTSFKGVCGIMIRETAETFGIITQDDVFRVVPKNNTVFIFQVDCWKVTLLGDKLTSRNLGL; from the exons ATGGCTACTGATGCAGTTCTTCAAGATCAAAGGAAACGCACTTTGGAGGCATTGGAGCGGAGGTTTGCTGTTGAGCACCTTCTTCAACAAAAGAAGAGCAGAAAGAGTGTAAATGAAGGAGACAAAAAAGAACCTAATCGGACAAATTCTTTCATTGCTTCTTCGGCAGATAAAATTGATGCAACGGTCACTCCCTCATTGGATGCTTCATCCAAgaaag ATCCTGAAGAGAATGCCCCGGCATATTCACAGCTCTCTCAACCTTTACATGAGAATCTGCTGGGAACCAGTAGCAAG CTTGCTTCTAGAAAAGGACAAATGGCTGATAAGATTTTACATGAGCTTCTTCAGAATGGTGATGTGGCTCTGAAGTACATACAGGGGTCCAGAAGCATAAAAATGGACAATTGGATCCTTCTTGATAATTTTGTACAAGGGCGTGGTGTATCTACTGGTTCTAGGATTAGGGCTTTGCAGACCCATTCAAAACGTTCTAAAAAACACATGTCCACGAAAGAACTTAAAAAATGCGGATCCTTTGATTTGCCCCAAGAACTTCATAA GTTTGATGTTTTTAGGCCAATGCATGAAATGTGGAAAGGCTACATGATGCAACTGCTTAAAACCTGTgg GAGAAATCAGTTGGCTCAATTTATTCTCGATGCAGATTTACATGGTGCTATAATTCTAG TTGCTGATTGTAAGGTAACTTCTTTCAAAGGAGTGTGCGGTATCATGATTCGTGAAACTGCAGAAACATTTGGGATAATCACACAAGATGATGTTTTCCGAG TTGTGCCCAAAAATAATACAGTCTTTATTTTCCAAGTTGATTGCTGGAAAGTTACATTGCTTGGGGACAAACTCACTTCAAGGAATTTGGGCTTGTGA
- the LOC121265939 gene encoding ribonuclease P protein subunit p29 isoform X3 — MFLSWMPFYQILVEALHVPDSLSCLCVGSFTLSVQSASKDPEENAPAYSQLSQPLHENLLGTSSKLASRKGQMADKILHELLQNGDVALKYIQGSRSIKMDNWILLDNFVQGRGVSTGSRIRALQTHSKRSKKHMSTKELKKCGSFDLPQELHKFDVFRPMHEMWKGYMMQLLKTCGRNQLAQFILDADLHGAIILVADCKVTSFKGVCGIMIRETAETFGIITQDDVFRVVPKNNTVFIFQVDCWKVTLLGDKLTSRNLGL; from the exons ATGTTCCTCTCCTGGATGCCATTCTATCAAATCTTGGTGGAAGCA TTGCATGTACCTGATAGTTTGTCGTGCTTATGTGTAGGGAGTTTTACTCTCTCAGTTCAGTCTGCTTCGAAAG ATCCTGAAGAGAATGCCCCGGCATATTCACAGCTCTCTCAACCTTTACATGAGAATCTGCTGGGAACCAGTAGCAAG CTTGCTTCTAGAAAAGGACAAATGGCTGATAAGATTTTACATGAGCTTCTTCAGAATGGTGATGTGGCTCTGAAGTACATACAGGGGTCCAGAAGCATAAAAATGGACAATTGGATCCTTCTTGATAATTTTGTACAAGGGCGTGGTGTATCTACTGGTTCTAGGATTAGGGCTTTGCAGACCCATTCAAAACGTTCTAAAAAACACATGTCCACGAAAGAACTTAAAAAATGCGGATCCTTTGATTTGCCCCAAGAACTTCATAA GTTTGATGTTTTTAGGCCAATGCATGAAATGTGGAAAGGCTACATGATGCAACTGCTTAAAACCTGTgg GAGAAATCAGTTGGCTCAATTTATTCTCGATGCAGATTTACATGGTGCTATAATTCTAG TTGCTGATTGTAAGGTAACTTCTTTCAAAGGAGTGTGCGGTATCATGATTCGTGAAACTGCAGAAACATTTGGGATAATCACACAAGATGATGTTTTCCGAG TTGTGCCCAAAAATAATACAGTCTTTATTTTCCAAGTTGATTGCTGGAAAGTTACATTGCTTGGGGACAAACTCACTTCAAGGAATTTGGGCTTGTGA